From one Sulfurovum sp. UBA12169 genomic stretch:
- a CDS encoding hydrophobe/amphiphile efflux-1 family RND transporter — MFSAFFIKNPVFAAVVSIIILLAGVASMVTLPVEQYPKVVPPQIVVSAAYPGASAETLSKTVAAPLEEQINGAKNMIYMTSSAEDSGRVSINVFFEVGTDPDDAKIDVNNRVQVALSRLPEAVQRQGIRVNEKSPSMLLVSVFYSPDKSKDTTFLSNYALINITDDLKRVKGVGDAVIFGAKDYSIRVWIDPEKLSLYGLTPQDIINAVKEQNAQYAAGQFGAEPLDKKQMFTYTILAQERMSNPRDFDNILLYSKKDGASLKLKNVATIELGAQSYSLVSKLNKVPAIPVALFLQSGANALETAKEVKKVLAAAAAKFPEGVSYEIPYDSTDFVEISIKEVVYTFIEALILVIGVIFLFLQNWRATLIPILAVPVSVVGAFAGMHLFGFSINLLTLFGLVLAIGIVVDDAIIVIENVERHMGEGLSPREATFKAMQEVSSALVAIVLVLSAVFIPVAFLGGLTGEMYKQFAITIAISVAISGFVALTLTPSLCASILKPAHNEPKGFFKWFNTLFDKATNGYMATVKTAIRYGFISILLFGALIYASFDMLKMMKTGLVPQEDQGTIFILSYNPPAASLNRTEQLTDNIYDVISQNPNIKHIVSFTGLDFMTFAEKTNAAATIVKLKPWDQRPLANQHAQALAGQFSKETMAIPNGFSIPVLPPPIMGMGIAGGFDMYVQSRTGANVSEINTYVQQIIQKANQRKDLVGVRTTLNANVPQYRVLVNIEEAKAKGVSVSDIYETLNAAFGNYYINDFNLYGRTYKVNIASSGEFRKDPQDLDKVFVRNDQGDLIPVGALVNFTKVVGTDLAERFNLFPSAKISGQPAPGYSSGDAIKAIEEVAAEVLPAGYSLGWVGTAYQEKQIASSSILAFGFGMVLLYLILAAQYGKWSMPISVVLAVPFAIFGAIIATLLRGLENDIYFQIGLLVLAGLAAKNAILIVEFAMQKREEGLSIYDAAIEAAKIRLRPIIMTSLAFTLGVVPLAISSGAGAASRHSIGTGVIGGMLAATFLAIVFIPLFYVWISKLSFKKEEANK, encoded by the coding sequence ATGTTTAGTGCATTTTTTATAAAAAATCCGGTATTTGCTGCCGTTGTCTCTATCATCATTCTTCTTGCCGGAGTTGCTTCTATGGTTACGTTGCCTGTAGAGCAATATCCTAAAGTGGTACCGCCTCAAATCGTAGTATCGGCGGCTTATCCCGGCGCAAGTGCCGAAACGCTCTCAAAAACCGTTGCCGCACCTCTTGAAGAGCAGATCAATGGTGCTAAAAATATGATTTATATGACTTCAAGCGCCGAAGACAGCGGCAGGGTGAGCATCAATGTATTTTTTGAAGTCGGAACCGATCCGGATGATGCCAAGATAGATGTAAACAACAGAGTTCAGGTTGCCCTTTCGAGGCTTCCCGAAGCCGTACAGCGACAGGGAATAAGGGTCAATGAAAAATCTCCAAGCATGCTGCTGGTTTCTGTTTTTTATTCGCCCGACAAAAGCAAAGACACCACATTCTTGTCAAACTACGCCCTCATCAACATCACCGATGATTTAAAAAGAGTTAAAGGGGTCGGCGATGCTGTTATTTTTGGAGCGAAAGACTATTCGATACGAGTATGGATAGATCCTGAAAAACTTTCTTTGTACGGGCTGACGCCCCAAGATATCATTAATGCCGTCAAAGAACAAAATGCACAATACGCCGCAGGGCAATTCGGTGCCGAGCCGCTTGATAAAAAGCAAATGTTCACCTATACTATTTTAGCCCAGGAGCGCATGAGCAATCCAAGAGACTTTGATAATATTTTACTGTATTCAAAAAAAGACGGCGCCTCACTCAAATTAAAAAACGTTGCCACGATAGAATTGGGTGCGCAAAGCTACAGCCTTGTGTCCAAACTCAATAAAGTTCCTGCAATTCCCGTCGCTCTGTTTTTACAATCAGGGGCCAATGCGCTTGAGACTGCCAAAGAGGTGAAGAAGGTTCTTGCGGCCGCGGCTGCCAAATTTCCAGAGGGTGTTTCTTATGAAATCCCTTATGACTCTACAGACTTTGTCGAAATATCCATAAAAGAAGTCGTATATACTTTTATTGAGGCTCTTATTTTGGTCATCGGGGTTATCTTCCTTTTCTTGCAAAACTGGAGAGCCACGCTCATTCCTATTTTGGCTGTTCCTGTATCCGTAGTAGGTGCTTTTGCGGGTATGCACCTCTTTGGTTTCAGCATCAACCTTTTAACGCTTTTCGGCTTAGTGCTTGCGATTGGTATCGTTGTTGATGATGCCATCATCGTTATAGAAAATGTCGAAAGACACATGGGCGAAGGACTCAGCCCGCGCGAAGCCACATTTAAAGCCATGCAAGAGGTTTCCAGTGCACTTGTAGCCATTGTTCTGGTGTTGTCGGCCGTGTTTATACCTGTAGCATTTTTGGGAGGGTTGACCGGAGAGATGTACAAACAGTTTGCTATTACCATTGCAATATCTGTTGCCATTTCAGGCTTTGTTGCCCTCACCTTGACTCCATCGCTTTGCGCAAGTATTTTAAAACCGGCCCACAATGAACCAAAAGGTTTTTTCAAATGGTTCAATACCCTGTTTGACAAAGCTACCAACGGATATATGGCAACCGTGAAAACAGCCATCAGATACGGCTTTATCAGTATTCTTTTGTTTGGTGCATTGATTTATGCCTCTTTTGATATGTTAAAAATGATGAAAACAGGACTTGTGCCGCAAGAAGACCAGGGGACGATATTTATATTGAGCTACAATCCGCCTGCTGCCTCTTTAAACAGAACAGAACAGTTGACAGACAATATTTATGATGTAATATCGCAAAATCCAAATATCAAGCATATCGTATCTTTTACAGGGCTTGATTTTATGACGTTTGCAGAAAAAACCAATGCTGCCGCAACTATAGTCAAGCTCAAACCATGGGACCAAAGACCGCTTGCAAATCAACATGCCCAAGCCCTCGCAGGACAATTTTCAAAAGAGACAATGGCAATTCCCAACGGATTTTCTATCCCAGTGCTACCGCCTCCTATCATGGGTATGGGCATAGCCGGCGGATTTGATATGTACGTACAAAGCAGAACAGGCGCAAATGTCAGTGAAATAAATACGTATGTGCAGCAAATTATCCAAAAAGCAAATCAACGGAAAGATTTAGTGGGTGTAAGAACCACGCTAAATGCCAATGTGCCCCAATATAGAGTGCTTGTAAATATAGAGGAAGCAAAGGCGAAAGGCGTAAGCGTCTCGGACATTTACGAAACACTGAATGCCGCTTTTGGAAATTATTATATCAATGACTTCAATCTTTACGGCCGTACATACAAAGTAAATATCGCTTCAAGCGGTGAGTTCAGAAAAGATCCGCAGGATTTGGACAAAGTCTTTGTCAGAAATGATCAAGGCGATCTTATCCCGGTTGGCGCTTTAGTCAATTTTACCAAAGTGGTAGGAACCGACCTGGCAGAAAGATTTAACTTGTTTCCTTCGGCAAAAATCTCCGGTCAGCCTGCACCGGGATACAGTTCCGGGGATGCCATCAAAGCCATAGAAGAAGTGGCGGCAGAAGTGCTTCCCGCGGGATATTCTCTGGGATGGGTAGGAACTGCTTATCAAGAAAAACAAATTGCCAGCAGCAGTATTTTGGCTTTTGGTTTTGGCATGGTGCTGCTATATTTGATACTTGCTGCACAATACGGCAAATGGTCGATGCCGATTTCAGTCGTTCTGGCAGTTCCCTTTGCTATCTTTGGAGCGATTATCGCTACCCTCTTGAGAGGTTTGGAAAATGACATATATTTCCAAATAGGGCTTTTAGTGCTTGCCGGACTTGCAGCAAAAAATGCCATTTTGATCGTAGAGTTTGCGATGCAGAAAAGAGAGGAAGGCTTGAGCATTTACGATGCTGCAATCGAAGCGGCAAAAATAAGACTAAGGCCTATCATCATGACCTCTTTGGCCTTTACATTGGGGGTTGTGCCGCTTGCCATAAGCAGCGGTGCGGGTGCGGCCAGTAGACACTCTATAGGTACGGGCGTCATTGGCGGAATGCTCGCGGCAACATTCCTGGCGATCGTCTTTATTCCGCTTTTTTATGTATGGATTTCTAAACTAAGCTTCAAAAAAGAGGAGGCAAACAAATGA
- a CDS encoding transcriptional regulator produces the protein MKKDMLAFIDEKHKFLENNMQVHYRHYKTVVDIGLPLMLVNKLFNEKKDKIFIPKYNISSSEFDVLMTILSHGKQMSPTVLSENMIFSSGGMTKLLKKLEDKKLIRRIPSKKDKRSLLVALSQEGKKLTIDAFGDIVKINMEVLSKLQENEQIMLGDLLKKLLVELSESQD, from the coding sequence ATGAAAAAAGACATGTTGGCGTTTATAGATGAAAAGCATAAGTTTTTAGAGAACAACATGCAAGTGCACTATCGACACTACAAAACCGTGGTAGACATAGGGCTTCCTTTGATGCTGGTCAATAAACTTTTCAATGAAAAAAAAGATAAGATATTTATTCCGAAATACAATATTTCTTCATCAGAATTTGATGTTCTGATGACGATCTTATCCCACGGCAAACAAATGAGTCCGACTGTTTTATCCGAGAATATGATTTTTTCTTCAGGCGGCATGACAAAACTGCTTAAAAAACTGGAAGACAAAAAACTGATTCGAAGAATACCATCAAAGAAAGACAAAAGAAGTTTGCTTGTGGCATTGAGCCAAGAAGGAAAAAAACTTACCATTGACGCGTTTGGCGATATTGTTAAAATCAATATGGAAGTATTGTCTAAACTCCAAGAAAATGAACAAATTATGCTTGGCGATCTTCTGAAAAAACTTTTAGTAGAGCTTTCTGAATCTCAAGATTGA
- a CDS encoding efflux transporter periplasmic adaptor subunit → MKAIKMRCLNTVILGVLILGLNGCNDNDAKQQQSPQAQNMPPLPVSVHVVKFNDAKIEKKYPAIINAYEKVDIIARVSGILEKKHFAEGAFVKKGDLLYTIEQDIYKAKLDTANAVLEKAHSNLQKATKDWERAKTLKKTNSISPKETDFYLSEYTNAKAELSNAKANLKQAQIEFDYTTVKAPINGIAGIKNHDIGDYIDANEQSSRLTTITNTNQLHVEFSIPKNDVHSYLSQIKNSQTVIKLLDTKNNESDYNGTIDFISPEIDQKTNSLLIRAKINNDDDRFLAGDFVRVSIEGLIAPNVAVIPEEAILQTPNGAMVYVAENGVAKMRPIGIDILTKGGIIVKKGLNEGDKIIINNIPKIRPDAKVVETEK, encoded by the coding sequence ATGAAAGCGATAAAAATGAGGTGTCTGAACACAGTGATTTTAGGCGTTTTAATTTTGGGATTAAATGGATGCAATGACAACGATGCCAAGCAGCAGCAGTCACCCCAAGCACAAAACATGCCGCCTTTGCCCGTATCTGTTCATGTAGTAAAATTTAATGATGCCAAAATAGAAAAAAAATATCCAGCCATCATCAATGCCTATGAAAAGGTAGATATTATTGCCAGAGTTTCAGGTATTTTAGAAAAAAAACATTTTGCTGAAGGGGCTTTTGTAAAAAAGGGTGACCTCCTTTATACCATAGAGCAAGATATCTATAAAGCAAAACTTGATACAGCAAATGCTGTGCTCGAAAAAGCACATTCAAATCTTCAAAAGGCCACAAAAGACTGGGAAAGAGCCAAAACTCTTAAAAAAACAAATTCCATCAGCCCTAAAGAGACAGATTTTTATTTGTCCGAATACACCAATGCCAAAGCGGAGTTATCCAATGCTAAAGCAAATTTAAAACAAGCACAAATTGAATTTGACTACACAACCGTCAAAGCACCTATAAACGGCATAGCAGGAATTAAAAATCACGATATCGGTGATTATATCGACGCAAATGAGCAAAGCTCACGTTTAACAACGATAACAAACACAAATCAATTGCATGTAGAATTTTCTATCCCGAAAAATGATGTACATAGCTATTTGTCTCAAATAAAAAATTCTCAGACCGTTATTAAATTATTGGATACTAAAAATAATGAATCAGACTATAACGGGACTATCGATTTTATCTCTCCGGAAATTGATCAAAAAACCAACTCTCTCTTAATCAGAGCAAAAATAAACAATGATGATGACCGTTTCTTGGCAGGAGATTTTGTGAGAGTAAGTATAGAAGGATTGATTGCGCCGAATGTAGCTGTGATTCCCGAAGAGGCTATTTTGCAAACCCCAAACGGTGCAATGGTGTATGTAGCAGAAAACGGAGTGGCTAAAATGAGGCCTATCGGGATAGATATACTCACCAAGGGTGGAATCATTGTAAAAAAAGGGCTTAATGAAGGCGATAAAATCATCATCAACAATATTCCAAAAATAAGACCGGATGCCAAAGTAGTTGAGACGGAGAAGTAG